From a single Salmo salar chromosome ssa22, Ssal_v3.1, whole genome shotgun sequence genomic region:
- the ncoa5 gene encoding nuclear receptor coactivator 5 isoform X7, with product MHGRDSRAHRGSREHSREPGREPRHPRDHHEPRDPNFDRYRTPEGRDKDLRGEPRGEPRGDPRDPTFREEGYDRYYRGGADEHHRKKDDPYRDPWNGRREPEGKDWSFSDDRVRVEERRRNELYRQYYEEVQRQYDRERPVDCSVIVVNKAQNREYAETVGRKVRDLGMVVDLIFLNTEVSLTQALEDVGRARTPFAIIITQQHQVHRSCTVNILFGTPQEHRNMPMEDAMVLVGHNYDSFKVEHREKEREEIAQKAAKMADDVLMREHEREGHPVTLLPAITLLSEGRFLTPEELDSLIEYLRVKRERIVRADPLAAVHPPATAATHDPPLQAQTMPPAVHPGHAPPPHSAHSTHMSMPPAPNATNNQQELQAKILSLFNSGAGASASAASPAMVPQSYGSTMGIQSTGLPMSSASPVPKMAPTPSQVPNMMGARPPMRPGPVPLGIHQGYGSPTGRMAAPQGGQRPPVSGGAGINFDNPSVQKALDTLIQSGPSLNHLVNAGNSASPRPSHGMGQGMGQNMGQGMGMGQGMGQPPPMAMYPRHY from the exons ATGCACGGGCGCGATTCTCGTGCGCACCGGGGTAGCCGAGAGCACTCACGAGAGCCTGGCCGTGAGCCTCGGCACCCTCGTGACCATCACGAACCGCGAGACCCCAACTTTGACCGCTACCGCACACCCGAGGGCAGGGACAAGGATCTCAGGGGTGAACCTCGTGGAGAACCTCGCGGAGACCCTAGAGACCCCACATTCAG AGAGGAGGGTTATGATAGATATTACCGTGGTGGCGCAGATGAGCACCACCGCAAGAAGGATGACCCGTACAGGGATCCATGGAACGGCCGACGAGAACCTGAAGGTAAAG ACTGGTCTTTTTCAGATGACCGCGTGCGGGTTGAGGAGCGGCGGCGTAACGAGCTCTACCGTCAGTACTATGAGGAGGTCCAGAGACAGTATGACCGAGAGCGTCCAGTTGACTGCTCAGTCATTGTCGTCAACAAGGCACAAAA TAGGGAGTATGCGGAGACGGTGGGGCGGAAGGTGCGTGACCTGGGCATGGTGGTGGACCTCATCTTCCTCAACACGGAGGTGTCCCTGACCCAGGCACTGGAGGACGTGGGCCGGGCGCGCACTCCTTTCGCCATAATCATCACTCAGCAGCACCAGGTGCACCGCTCCTGCACAGTCAACATCCTCTTCGGCACACCCCAAG AGCATCGCAACATGCCCATGGAGGATGCCATGGTCCTGGTGGGCCACAACTATGACTCCTTCAAGGTTGAACATCGTGAGAAGGAGCGTGAGGAGATCGCTCAGAAGGCTGCCAAGATGGCTGACGACGTGCTGATGAGGGAGCATGAGAGGGAGGGCCACCCAGTCACCCTGCTTCCTGCCATCACTCTGCTGTCTGAGGGCAG GTTCCTGACTCCAGAGGAGCTGGATAGTCTTATAGAGTATTTGAGGGTCAAGAGGGAACGCATCGTAAGAGCCGACCCACTTGCAG CAGTGCATCCCCCGGCGACGGCAGCCACCCACGATCCTCCTCTCCAGGCCCAGACCATGCCCCCTGCAGTCCATCCCGGTCACGCACCACCCCCACACAGTGCCCACTCCACCCACATGAGCATGCCGCCGGCCCCCAACGCCACCAACAACCAGCAGGAGCTGCAGGCTAAGATCCTCAGCCTGTTCAACAGCGGCGCCGGTGCATCGGCCTCCGCTGCCAGCCCCGCCATGGTCCCCCAGTCCTACGGCTCCACCATGGGCATCCAGTCCACAGGCCTCCCCATGTCCTCAGCCTCTCCTGTCCCCAAAATGGCCCCCACACCTTCCCAAGTCCCCAACATGATGGGTGCCCGGCCCCCCATGCGCCCGGGCCCAGTGCCCCTCGGCATCCACCAAGGCTATGGGTCGCCCACAGGCCGCATGGCTGCCCCTCAGGGGGGGCAGAGACCCCCTGTCTCAGGGGGAGCGGGCATCAACTTCGACAACCCCAGCGTCCAGAAAGCCCTGGACACGCTCATTCAAAGCGGACCCTCTCTCAACCACCTGGTAAATGCTGGGAATTCGGCATCCCCCAGACCAAGTCATGGCATGGGCCAGGGCATGGGCCAGAACATGGGCCAGGGCATGGGCATGGGCCAGGGCATGGGCCAGCCTCCGCCCATGGCAATGTACCCTCGCCATTACTGA
- the ncoa5 gene encoding nuclear receptor coactivator 5 isoform X8, with amino-acid sequence MAAERQRQNKAQSRPSPPRRDPYGGYGEGREPRPRSRSPMHGRDSRAHRGSREHSREPGREPRHPRDHHEPRDPNFDRYRTPEGRDKDLRGEPRGEPRGDPRDPTFREEGYDRYYRGGADEHHRKKDDPYRDPWNGRREPEGKDWSFSDDRVRVEERRRNELYRQYYEEVQRQYDRERPVDCSVIVVNKAQNREYAETVGRKVRDLGMVVDLIFLNTEVSLTQALEDVGRARTPFAIIITQQHQVHRSCTVNILFGTPQEHRNMPMEDAMVLVGHNYDSFKVEHREKEREEIAQKAAKMADDVLMREHEREGHPVTLLPAITLLSEGRFLTPEELDSLIEYLRVKRERIVRADPLAAVHPPATAATHDPPLQAQTMPPAVHPGHAPPPHSAHSTHMSMPPAPNATNNQQELQAKILSLFNSGAGASASAASPAMVPQSYGSTMGIQSTGLPMSSASPVPKMAPTPSQVPNMMGARPPMRPGPVPLGIHQGYGSPTGRMAAPQGGQRPPVSGGAGINFDNPSVQKALDTLIQSGPSLNHLVNAGNSASPRPSHGMGQGMGQNMGQGMGMGQGMGQPPPMAMYPRHY; translated from the exons ATGGCAGCGGAGCGACAACGACAGAATAAAGCTCAATCCCGGCCGAGCCCTCCAAGAAG GGATCCATATGGAGGTTATGGAGAAGGCAGGGAGCCCCGTCCTCGCTCTCGCTCGCCTATGCACGGGCGCGATTCTCGTGCGCACCGGGGTAGCCGAGAGCACTCACGAGAGCCTGGCCGTGAGCCTCGGCACCCTCGTGACCATCACGAACCGCGAGACCCCAACTTTGACCGCTACCGCACACCCGAGGGCAGGGACAAGGATCTCAGGGGTGAACCTCGTGGAGAACCTCGCGGAGACCCTAGAGACCCCACATTCAG AGAGGAGGGTTATGATAGATATTACCGTGGTGGCGCAGATGAGCACCACCGCAAGAAGGATGACCCGTACAGGGATCCATGGAACGGCCGACGAGAACCTGAAGGTAAAG ACTGGTCTTTTTCAGATGACCGCGTGCGGGTTGAGGAGCGGCGGCGTAACGAGCTCTACCGTCAGTACTATGAGGAGGTCCAGAGACAGTATGACCGAGAGCGTCCAGTTGACTGCTCAGTCATTGTCGTCAACAAGGCACAAAA TAGGGAGTATGCGGAGACGGTGGGGCGGAAGGTGCGTGACCTGGGCATGGTGGTGGACCTCATCTTCCTCAACACGGAGGTGTCCCTGACCCAGGCACTGGAGGACGTGGGCCGGGCGCGCACTCCTTTCGCCATAATCATCACTCAGCAGCACCAGGTGCACCGCTCCTGCACAGTCAACATCCTCTTCGGCACACCCCAAG AGCATCGCAACATGCCCATGGAGGATGCCATGGTCCTGGTGGGCCACAACTATGACTCCTTCAAGGTTGAACATCGTGAGAAGGAGCGTGAGGAGATCGCTCAGAAGGCTGCCAAGATGGCTGACGACGTGCTGATGAGGGAGCATGAGAGGGAGGGCCACCCAGTCACCCTGCTTCCTGCCATCACTCTGCTGTCTGAGGGCAG GTTCCTGACTCCAGAGGAGCTGGATAGTCTTATAGAGTATTTGAGGGTCAAGAGGGAACGCATCGTAAGAGCCGACCCACTTGCAG CAGTGCATCCCCCGGCGACGGCAGCCACCCACGATCCTCCTCTCCAGGCCCAGACCATGCCCCCTGCAGTCCATCCCGGTCACGCACCACCCCCACACAGTGCCCACTCCACCCACATGAGCATGCCGCCGGCCCCCAACGCCACCAACAACCAGCAGGAGCTGCAGGCTAAGATCCTCAGCCTGTTCAACAGCGGCGCCGGTGCATCGGCCTCCGCTGCCAGCCCCGCCATGGTCCCCCAGTCCTACGGCTCCACCATGGGCATCCAGTCCACAGGCCTCCCCATGTCCTCAGCCTCTCCTGTCCCCAAAATGGCCCCCACACCTTCCCAAGTCCCCAACATGATGGGTGCCCGGCCCCCCATGCGCCCGGGCCCAGTGCCCCTCGGCATCCACCAAGGCTATGGGTCGCCCACAGGCCGCATGGCTGCCCCTCAGGGGGGGCAGAGACCCCCTGTCTCAGGGGGAGCGGGCATCAACTTCGACAACCCCAGCGTCCAGAAAGCCCTGGACACGCTCATTCAAAGCGGACCCTCTCTCAACCACCTGGTAAATGCTGGGAATTCGGCATCCCCCAGACCAAGTCATGGCATGGGCCAGGGCATGGGCCAGAACATGGGCCAGGGCATGGGCATGGGCCAGGGCATGGGCCAGCCTCCGCCCATGGCAATGTACCCTCGCCATTACTGA
- the ncoa5 gene encoding nuclear receptor coactivator 5 isoform X6: MAAERQRQNKAQSRPSPPRRDPYGGYGEGREPRPRSRSPMHGRDSRAHRGSREHSREPGREPRHPRDHHEPRDPNFDRYRTPEGRDKDLRGEPRGEPRGDPRDPTFREEGYDRYYRGGADEHHRKKDDPYRDPWNGRREPEDDRVRVEERRRNELYRQYYEEVQRQYDRERPVDCSVIVVNKAQNREYAETVGRKVRDLGMVVDLIFLNTEVSLTQALEDVGRARTPFAIIITQQHQVHRSCTVNILFGTPQEHRNMPMEDAMVLVGHNYDSFKVEHREKEREEIAQKAAKMADDVLMREHEREGHPVTLLPAITLLSEGRFLTPEELDSLIEYLRVKRERIVRADPLAAVHPPATAATHDPPLQAQTMPPAVHPGHAPPPHSAHSTHMSMPPAPNATNNQQELQAKILSLFNSGAGASASAASPAMVPQSYGSTMGIQSTGLPMSSASPVPKMAPTPSQVPNMMGARPPMRPGPVPLGIHQGYGSPTGRMAAPQGGQRPPVSGGAGINFDNPSVQKALDTLIQSGPSLNHLVNAGNSASPRPSHGMGQGMGQNMGQGMGMGQGMGQPPPMAMYPRHY; this comes from the exons ATGGCAGCGGAGCGACAACGACAGAATAAAGCTCAATCCCGGCCGAGCCCTCCAAGAAG GGATCCATATGGAGGTTATGGAGAAGGCAGGGAGCCCCGTCCTCGCTCTCGCTCGCCTATGCACGGGCGCGATTCTCGTGCGCACCGGGGTAGCCGAGAGCACTCACGAGAGCCTGGCCGTGAGCCTCGGCACCCTCGTGACCATCACGAACCGCGAGACCCCAACTTTGACCGCTACCGCACACCCGAGGGCAGGGACAAGGATCTCAGGGGTGAACCTCGTGGAGAACCTCGCGGAGACCCTAGAGACCCCACATTCAG AGAGGAGGGTTATGATAGATATTACCGTGGTGGCGCAGATGAGCACCACCGCAAGAAGGATGACCCGTACAGGGATCCATGGAACGGCCGACGAGAACCTGAAG ATGACCGCGTGCGGGTTGAGGAGCGGCGGCGTAACGAGCTCTACCGTCAGTACTATGAGGAGGTCCAGAGACAGTATGACCGAGAGCGTCCAGTTGACTGCTCAGTCATTGTCGTCAACAAGGCACAAAA TAGGGAGTATGCGGAGACGGTGGGGCGGAAGGTGCGTGACCTGGGCATGGTGGTGGACCTCATCTTCCTCAACACGGAGGTGTCCCTGACCCAGGCACTGGAGGACGTGGGCCGGGCGCGCACTCCTTTCGCCATAATCATCACTCAGCAGCACCAGGTGCACCGCTCCTGCACAGTCAACATCCTCTTCGGCACACCCCAAG AGCATCGCAACATGCCCATGGAGGATGCCATGGTCCTGGTGGGCCACAACTATGACTCCTTCAAGGTTGAACATCGTGAGAAGGAGCGTGAGGAGATCGCTCAGAAGGCTGCCAAGATGGCTGACGACGTGCTGATGAGGGAGCATGAGAGGGAGGGCCACCCAGTCACCCTGCTTCCTGCCATCACTCTGCTGTCTGAGGGCAG GTTCCTGACTCCAGAGGAGCTGGATAGTCTTATAGAGTATTTGAGGGTCAAGAGGGAACGCATCGTAAGAGCCGACCCACTTGCAG CAGTGCATCCCCCGGCGACGGCAGCCACCCACGATCCTCCTCTCCAGGCCCAGACCATGCCCCCTGCAGTCCATCCCGGTCACGCACCACCCCCACACAGTGCCCACTCCACCCACATGAGCATGCCGCCGGCCCCCAACGCCACCAACAACCAGCAGGAGCTGCAGGCTAAGATCCTCAGCCTGTTCAACAGCGGCGCCGGTGCATCGGCCTCCGCTGCCAGCCCCGCCATGGTCCCCCAGTCCTACGGCTCCACCATGGGCATCCAGTCCACAGGCCTCCCCATGTCCTCAGCCTCTCCTGTCCCCAAAATGGCCCCCACACCTTCCCAAGTCCCCAACATGATGGGTGCCCGGCCCCCCATGCGCCCGGGCCCAGTGCCCCTCGGCATCCACCAAGGCTATGGGTCGCCCACAGGCCGCATGGCTGCCCCTCAGGGGGGGCAGAGACCCCCTGTCTCAGGGGGAGCGGGCATCAACTTCGACAACCCCAGCGTCCAGAAAGCCCTGGACACGCTCATTCAAAGCGGACCCTCTCTCAACCACCTGGTAAATGCTGGGAATTCGGCATCCCCCAGACCAAGTCATGGCATGGGCCAGGGCATGGGCCAGAACATGGGCCAGGGCATGGGCATGGGCCAGGGCATGGGCCAGCCTCCGCCCATGGCAATGTACCCTCGCCATTACTGA
- the ncoa5 gene encoding nuclear receptor coactivator 5 isoform X5 codes for MAAERQRQNKAQSRPSPPRRDPYGGYGEGREPRPRSRSPMHGRDSRAHRGSREHSREPGREPRHPRDHHEPRDPNFDRYRTPEGRDKDLRGEPRGEPRGDPRDPTFREEGYDRYYRGGADEHHRKKDDPYRDPWNGRREPEGKDDRVRVEERRRNELYRQYYEEVQRQYDRERPVDCSVIVVNKAQNREYAETVGRKVRDLGMVVDLIFLNTEVSLTQALEDVGRARTPFAIIITQQHQVHRSCTVNILFGTPQEHRNMPMEDAMVLVGHNYDSFKVEHREKEREEIAQKAAKMADDVLMREHEREGHPVTLLPAITLLSEGRFLTPEELDSLIEYLRVKRERIVRADPLAAVHPPATAATHDPPLQAQTMPPAVHPGHAPPPHSAHSTHMSMPPAPNATNNQQELQAKILSLFNSGAGASASAASPAMVPQSYGSTMGIQSTGLPMSSASPVPKMAPTPSQVPNMMGARPPMRPGPVPLGIHQGYGSPTGRMAAPQGGQRPPVSGGAGINFDNPSVQKALDTLIQSGPSLNHLVNAGNSASPRPSHGMGQGMGQNMGQGMGMGQGMGQPPPMAMYPRHY; via the exons ATGGCAGCGGAGCGACAACGACAGAATAAAGCTCAATCCCGGCCGAGCCCTCCAAGAAG GGATCCATATGGAGGTTATGGAGAAGGCAGGGAGCCCCGTCCTCGCTCTCGCTCGCCTATGCACGGGCGCGATTCTCGTGCGCACCGGGGTAGCCGAGAGCACTCACGAGAGCCTGGCCGTGAGCCTCGGCACCCTCGTGACCATCACGAACCGCGAGACCCCAACTTTGACCGCTACCGCACACCCGAGGGCAGGGACAAGGATCTCAGGGGTGAACCTCGTGGAGAACCTCGCGGAGACCCTAGAGACCCCACATTCAG AGAGGAGGGTTATGATAGATATTACCGTGGTGGCGCAGATGAGCACCACCGCAAGAAGGATGACCCGTACAGGGATCCATGGAACGGCCGACGAGAACCTGAAGGTAAAG ATGACCGCGTGCGGGTTGAGGAGCGGCGGCGTAACGAGCTCTACCGTCAGTACTATGAGGAGGTCCAGAGACAGTATGACCGAGAGCGTCCAGTTGACTGCTCAGTCATTGTCGTCAACAAGGCACAAAA TAGGGAGTATGCGGAGACGGTGGGGCGGAAGGTGCGTGACCTGGGCATGGTGGTGGACCTCATCTTCCTCAACACGGAGGTGTCCCTGACCCAGGCACTGGAGGACGTGGGCCGGGCGCGCACTCCTTTCGCCATAATCATCACTCAGCAGCACCAGGTGCACCGCTCCTGCACAGTCAACATCCTCTTCGGCACACCCCAAG AGCATCGCAACATGCCCATGGAGGATGCCATGGTCCTGGTGGGCCACAACTATGACTCCTTCAAGGTTGAACATCGTGAGAAGGAGCGTGAGGAGATCGCTCAGAAGGCTGCCAAGATGGCTGACGACGTGCTGATGAGGGAGCATGAGAGGGAGGGCCACCCAGTCACCCTGCTTCCTGCCATCACTCTGCTGTCTGAGGGCAG GTTCCTGACTCCAGAGGAGCTGGATAGTCTTATAGAGTATTTGAGGGTCAAGAGGGAACGCATCGTAAGAGCCGACCCACTTGCAG CAGTGCATCCCCCGGCGACGGCAGCCACCCACGATCCTCCTCTCCAGGCCCAGACCATGCCCCCTGCAGTCCATCCCGGTCACGCACCACCCCCACACAGTGCCCACTCCACCCACATGAGCATGCCGCCGGCCCCCAACGCCACCAACAACCAGCAGGAGCTGCAGGCTAAGATCCTCAGCCTGTTCAACAGCGGCGCCGGTGCATCGGCCTCCGCTGCCAGCCCCGCCATGGTCCCCCAGTCCTACGGCTCCACCATGGGCATCCAGTCCACAGGCCTCCCCATGTCCTCAGCCTCTCCTGTCCCCAAAATGGCCCCCACACCTTCCCAAGTCCCCAACATGATGGGTGCCCGGCCCCCCATGCGCCCGGGCCCAGTGCCCCTCGGCATCCACCAAGGCTATGGGTCGCCCACAGGCCGCATGGCTGCCCCTCAGGGGGGGCAGAGACCCCCTGTCTCAGGGGGAGCGGGCATCAACTTCGACAACCCCAGCGTCCAGAAAGCCCTGGACACGCTCATTCAAAGCGGACCCTCTCTCAACCACCTGGTAAATGCTGGGAATTCGGCATCCCCCAGACCAAGTCATGGCATGGGCCAGGGCATGGGCCAGAACATGGGCCAGGGCATGGGCATGGGCCAGGGCATGGGCCAGCCTCCGCCCATGGCAATGTACCCTCGCCATTACTGA